Within the Drosophila miranda strain MSH22 chromosome Y unlocalized genomic scaffold, D.miranda_PacBio2.1 Contig_Y2_pilon, whole genome shotgun sequence genome, the region ATAGTGGAGTTTGTTGTTAAAGATGCACTTTCCTGGAGAACGAAGAGAGTGGAGAGACATGGAACAGGGTGCATTAGGGTGGCTGGTGGGTGGGCTGGGAGGGGCTGGGACTCTTCTCACCTGTCACTGGTATGAAGACCCGCTGCTCCGTGCAGCGGGGGCAGCACTCGTTCGggtgctgcttctgcttcgtCTTGGGGCACTGCAGAATGGGGCAGGTCTTTTTGGCGCAGGTCAACTGGTTGTCGCCGCAATGGAAGACCAAGAAGCGGTCGTCGATCGAGGCGACGACCTCTTGGCCCTCGGCCACCGTCTGTCCGTTGATCTTGCAACCTGCCAAAGAGTTAAGCACATCGAATCCCGTCAGACATCAGTAATTAGACATCTGCCTATTTTGTCGCATATGATTAAGATCGCTTTCCGATCTTTGGCAGCAAGCCAAGAAATTTTCCACAAGGCGAATCGGCGATCGAATGCGATCCGGGCGACAGTGTCACCTTAATAGACAATTTAAAGCCCATAAACCAGCAGATCGGTCAGAGCCAACAATAACAGAGGGGCAGAACGGATCCAAACAGATCGGAAGACGGTTCGAGTCTAATATCGGAATGCCCCATGAATAAATCATTTGATAATAGAGTCATAAAGAAGTCTCAATGATCTTTAATCTGATTGTATATCGAATGTCAAGCATGCTTGGACTCAATCTGTGAGGTGTTTCCAAAGGGGAAGCTGAATGATCGCGCATTATATCGACAGGAACTGAAAGTGATCCTCCAATAAGTATTGGGCAACGATCTCCTATCTATCTCACCCTCTGATGATCATCTTTCAGCATCCACCCGTAGAACCCTCTGGCAGAGTATCGCTTTGTGGACACATTGTTGTGGACCATCTGTCGCTCTCCGGCTCTCTATTGTCTGGCGATTATGAGGCATTAGTCTGAAGCTGCAGCTAATTTTAGTGAGTGATGTTGACGCTCTGACACTCAGACTGGGGACTGGAATCGCTCGGCTCGAATCGGATCGGAGTGATTTCATGTGTGATGTTAGGTAAGAACTTACCCTGACAGGAAGGACAGCACTCGCCAGGGCGCGGTGCCTGTAGCTGGTTGTCGTCGCACTGTGAATAACACTTCTGTATTGTCTCGGTGACAACACTGGCGATGCACTTGTACGTTTCGCAGGGATCCTCCGGGTCGCTCCACTCGGCGCCACTCTCATAAGGCAGCCCACGAAAGATGCAACCTATTGAGCAAAGGAATCTCCGATCAAAGACTCCCTTCAGTAGCCTCTTCTCTCTGCGGCGACTTACCTTTACACTTACCTTTACCAGCTTGGACTCCAGCAAGTAGCAATCGTCGATGGCCGGACAGCTCTTGGCGCAGTTCACAAAGCCGTTCTGTGGAGACAAATGTGGAGACACGCAATTAATGTGGTGGCTCTAGAACTAGGGAGGACGATCCCATGTGACGTGTGCGCAATTTCCACGAGTAAGAGATGACTTTCAGAGTCGCTAAGCGTATGATTTGCATCTCGAACCCTCTCTCTGGACTGATTTATACCCCAACAGCTGCCTGCCATTTGCAATTGCTCAATGAAGCTGTGCACTCTGACCTTCGgggagccagagccagccaGTCAGCCTCCGCTGTAAATTACGCTAGCAAATCCAGACAGGGGCGTGTCGATTGCCTTGACTTTGTCTCGGATTGGGGAAACGGGGTGCTACTGGGATTATGCAGAGTGTTTCTCGCGGATTCGGAGGATTTATGCTCCGGTAATTTATCCCTAAAGCTGCCCCACTCGTTAGCTGattcccaatcccaatcccctGCCCACCACCTTTGGTCACACCATTTGGCTTGTCGAATCGTATGGCCTATAGCCACGAGAGCACTCGTATCTATTGGTGCATAggtgtatctatgtatctggagtttttgctgctgctcgtTAACGACATGCTGACAGCTGCAACGCGGCCCATTGGAATTGATGTCGATCATAAGTCAAATTGTTGCAACTTGCCAGGCTTATGCAATTGCCTTTAACCCTTGTGCGCAGCTGGTGTCTCCGACTGGTGGCTGTAACTGTGACAGGTTAAAGCCAGACCCAGTCCGGGCCCGAGTCGAGTCGGAGCTGaagctgcggctgcggctgctggggCCGCCGCTAATTGTAAATGTATCTATAAATCTAGATAGATGTCGACCAAAAACAGGCAAAATATTTCACTAATTTGTATGCAGTTGCTCCGAACaatgtgtgtctgtgtttgtGAATCTGTGTGAATAATTTAGTGCAACGAAACCAGATTGGATCTCAATTTGGATAGGGGGGGAAACTACAACGAGCAACATTTGCAATTGttatgaaaatgaaaattcgATGGGTGTCTGAGCGGAGGGGAGATGTTTATCATCGTATTAGATTTAATGGCAGTTGCTAGTTGGAATTTTAATGCCACTTTAGTATGGCATTCTCTCTGTTTTGTGGCAGCCATAAAATGGAATTGAATATCACCTTAATCGCTTTCTGTCTCTCGGATCAAAGCTCAAAAGTTCTCGAAATCTGGCAACGACATGGAATTGTCCACAGAGTACCCTCTTCCCCTTCGTATTCCCCATTAGCCATTACCCCTCTCCTATCACCATCTCCATCCAGCTGTTTATGCTTTGGAATTCTTTCTTTCTAATCTGGAACCGGTATGGAAAAATGTTCAGCCAACATGAAAGTTAAAGCACATTTGTGCCCAGCTCCGGTCCGCGAGAGAGGCGCCACGATGGCAACCCAAGCGATGGCTAAGTAGAATGGTTGTTGCCCAGCGgcatcgtgtgtgtgtgtatctatCTGTGCCACAGTGGCAGAACCCCTTTTGCAAACGGTCTCTAacgagcgaccaaaaagctgttctatggcgggtcctaacattaggacccaaaaggcacgagggagcgcgcggggtttcaactcccttttcgcctgtacttcgtctctaccgcgaccccgctgcccatcggtttcgtctgttcggcaatgccttcaccGTCGAAGCGatggtcgcggatcgccgatgtctttggagcggcacagtgtgacctttggccgtctcagcttgctaaattagttagttggtcaataaatatttgcacactgaaaaaatgttaaactttgagtgcttatatctcctaaactaaaactatcttgaaaattcgattgacaaattctctattagatgcgtacattaaatttatctaaagcactcatacaattttttgactatttcggctgagtccccac harbors:
- the LOC117193460 gene encoding uncharacterized protein LOC117193460 isoform X2, with amino-acid sequence MCCKSSGKWKPCGPSASPSPNRQQQQLPPESASKLSRQTHWRTFRVPILVLILLSMLLQLQTAAAGVGDSLHGDLLSCSVEGEEVLTGIQNSKCFKCICQNGFVNCAKSCPAIDDCYLLESKLVKVASFVGCLMRVAPSGATRRIPAKRTSASPVLSPRQYRSVIHSATTTSYRHRALASAVLPVRVARSTDRRWPRAKRSSPRSTTASWSSIAATTS
- the LOC117193460 gene encoding uncharacterized protein LOC117193460 isoform X1 — protein: MCCKSSGKWKPCGPSASPSPNRQQQQLPPESASKLSRQTHWRTFRVPILVLILLSMLLQLQTAAAGVGDSLHGDLLSCSVEGEEVLTGIQNSKCFKCICQNGFVNCAKSCPAIDDCYLLESKLVKVSVKVASFVGCLMRVAPSGATRRIPAKRTSASPVLSPRQYRSVIHSATTTSYRHRALASAVLPVRVARSTDRRWPRAKRSSPRSTTASWSSIAATTS